In Buchnera aphidicola (Aphis nasturtii), the genomic stretch AGCCAATAAAGAATCTCTTATTACTTGCGGTTATATATTTATGAATGCTTTGTCTTCGCATAAAGCTAAAATCATTCCTATTGATAGTGAACATAATGCTATTTTTCAAGTTTTACCTCAATTTTTGCAAAATAATTTAGGAAAAGTTAATCTAAAAAAAAATGGAGTTAAATCTATTATTTTAACTGGATCAGGTGGTCCATTATATAATTTAAAAAAGAAAGATTTACGTTTTGTTACACCTAAACAAACATGTATCCATCCAAATTGGTCTATGGGAAAAAAAATATCAGTAGATTCTTCAACTATGATGAACAAAGGCTTGGAATACGCTGAAGCACGGTGGTTATTTAACGCTTCAGCTAATGAAATTGATATTGTAATTCACCCCCAATCAATTGTTCATTCTATGGTAGAATATATCGATGGATCAGTTCTAGCTCAACTTTCACTTCCAGATATGAAAGTTGCGATTTCATATGCAATGGCATTTCCTAAGCGTATTGTATCTGGATCTAATTTTTTAAATTTGAAAAAATTAAAGAATTTAAATTTTTTTGAACCAGATTTTCTACAATTTCCATGTTTAAAACTAGCAATTGACGCATTTTCTTCTGGTCAATCAGCTATGACAGTTTTAAATGCTGCTAATGAGGTTTCTGTATCTGCTTTTTTGAGTTCAAGAATTAAATTTAATGAAATTTTTCAAATAAATAGTGATATTTTAATGTCTTCTTCTTTTTTAGAGCCTACTTCTGTTGAAGAAATTTTAGAAATTGATAAAAAAACTAGAATAAAAACAGAAAAAAAAATATTATCTTTAGCACATTAAAAAATTAATAATGTTTTTTATTTTAAATAATTTTATTTTAAAAGAGAAAATATATGTAATGTTATATAAGTACATTCCATCTGGAGTAAAGTTTAAAAGAAAAATACCCCGTCATATTGCCATTATTATGGACGGAAATGGAAGATGGGCGAAAAACAAAGGGAAAATACGTATTTTTGGTCATAAAGCAGGTTTTAATGCAGTTAAAAAAACAGTTAAATTTGCTATTCAAAATAAAATAGAAATATTAACGTTATATACTTTTAGCACTGAAAATTGGAA encodes the following:
- the ispC gene encoding 1-deoxy-D-xylulose-5-phosphate reductoisomerase codes for the protein MKKITILGSTGSIGNNTISIIKKHPDLFKIIALVANKNVSIMLEQCKCFSPNWVAMKNEKSADILRIKLKEKKIKTQVLSGKKAICALAALEENDCVVSAIVGMAGLLPTLSAIYAGKTILLANKESLITCGYIFMNALSSHKAKIIPIDSEHNAIFQVLPQFLQNNLGKVNLKKNGVKSIILTGSGGPLYNLKKKDLRFVTPKQTCIHPNWSMGKKISVDSSTMMNKGLEYAEARWLFNASANEIDIVIHPQSIVHSMVEYIDGSVLAQLSLPDMKVAISYAMAFPKRIVSGSNFLNLKKLKNLNFFEPDFLQFPCLKLAIDAFSSGQSAMTVLNAANEVSVSAFLSSRIKFNEIFQINSDILMSSSFLEPTSVEEILEIDKKTRIKTEKKILSLAH